Part of the Limihaloglobus sulfuriphilus genome is shown below.
GATGATATCGCGGCGTGCGGCGTCAACGGTTTTGTGTTGGAGCCGATGACCGATATGGCATATATTGCCGAAAAATACGGCAAGACGCATTATTTTATCGGCAATGCCGATACGAGGATATTGCTTGACGGCACAAAAGATGATATCCGCCGCGAAGTTGCACGCTGCATGGATATAGGCAAAAAATGCCCTGGTTTCTTTATGGCGGTTGGCAATCATATACCGGCAAACACACCGGTTGATAACGCCTTGTATTACAATCAGTGTTACGAAGAAATGTCCAAAAGGAATTGAACTTAGGTCGTTTAATCCTGTTACATTTCGCACAACTTTGCGAAATATTCGTAAAATACTACATGTTCAGTAAAAAACTCTTGCCACAGGCCGGAGAATCTATAGAATGAGCGACCTGTAAATTTTAGCGATTCGATATTTATGGTCGGGTCCCATACAAGTTGAGGCTCGTGAACCTGGTCAGGCGGGGAACCGAGCAGCCATAAGCGTAGTCTTGATTGTGTGTGGCAAACCCGGCCACCTTTTTTATACTTCATGCCGGATATAGCTGGGGCTGCTTCAGTTGTAAGAATTGTTAGCAATAAGCATAACGCTGCCCATAAATGAATTACAGGCAGCGTTTTAGCCCCAATTTCTCACTTAGGTCTCGAAACCGGTAAAAATAAAAATATTTTCGATGTTTCTGGCCTTTGAGGGGTGTTTCGATTCTGGATTTGGCTTTGGTACAGACCTGCCCTATTGCATAGGTGAATTTCTATGCGATAATTTGGGTATGTATTTGAAAAAGCACAGGCGTAAAAAGAACGGTAAATGCAACACCTATTACAGTATTGCTGAGAAGCGGAAGGTCTCCGGTTATCGGCATGTGGAGAAGGTGGTTCTTTACCTTGGTGAGATCAGCGGCTCTCAAAAGAAGGCCTGGCAGAGATCAATTGAGATAATCAACGAAGATAACAAACCTGTACACAAAACTCTTTTTGCTTTTGATCAGGACAACCAGAGCTGTCACGATGTTGATACGATACCGGTTAACATCTCAAAGATGAGACTGGAACGACCGCGTAGGTTTGGCGATTGCTGGCTGGCTTCTGAAATGTGGGATCAGCTTGGTTTTGACCGCTTCTGGTCAGAGCGGATTGATACAGACAGATCGCCGGTCGCATTCTCAAAAGTCCTCAAGTTGCTTACGGTGAGCAGGCTGATAAAACCTTCTGCCGAATACTTTGTCCATCAGCACTGGTTCAGCCAGAGTGCTATGGACGCCATTCTTGATTGTGATTTTGAGATTGCCGAGAAAAACAGGCTCTACCGTTGTCTTGACCGTATCCTTCCATACAAAGAGGAACTTTGCAAATACCTTAAAGACACCTGGCAAGGAATGTTCAACCTTGAGTACGACATCCTGCTCTATGATATCACCAGCACGTATTTCGAGGGGCTATGCAAGCAGAATCCCAAGGCAGAATTCGGCCACAGCAAAGACAGACGCAGTGATTGCAGACAGGTGCTGATAGCCCTTGTTGTTACGCCGGAGGGCTTTCCTCTTGACTATGAAGTACTTCAGGGAAATACATCTGAAAAGACGACATTAAGACCCCTGCTCAACAAGATAGAAACAATGTACGGCAAGGCCAACAGGGTCTGGCTGATGGACAGGGGCATACCAACGGAAGCTACGCTCAAGTTCATGCGTAAGAACAATATAAGCTATCTTGTTGGCACACCCCGCAGACAGCTCGATGATTATAGCAGTGAACTTTCTGAAAAGGACTGGGAGCAGGTAAACAGCAGTGTTCATGTGAAATACATCGAAAAAGAGGGCGAATGCTATGTCCTTGCCAGGAGCAGGGATCGTATGCAAAAGGAGAGGGCCATGCGTAAAAGAAAACTGCGTAAATATCTTGACGGACTTGAAAAACTCAAGGGATATCGCAATTATGAACGTTTTTATAAACGCCTTGGGGCTTTGCAATCACAGGCCGGTAACGCTTATAGATGTGTGGAGCTCGATATTCCGGGGCAAAAGGAGCGGATTGAAGCCGGCGAATTCAGGTATCACATAAACCGGCAGAAATACCGTGATATGATCTATCGTGACGGCAAGTACTTTTTGCGGACCAATCAGAAGGGCAAGGATGGTAAGGCACTCTGGAATGAGTATATGCTGCAGTGCAACGTTGAGCAGTCTTTCAGAGAACTCAAGAGTGATCTTGGCATTCGCCCTGTATATCACCATAAAGAAGAGCGTGTTGATGCCCATATCTTTGTGGCGTTTATAAGCTATTGCCTGCAGGTGACATTGCGGCATAAGCTGCGGGTGAGTGCCTGTGGCCTAACCGCACAGGCTGCCCTGGAAACGATGAGCCGTATCCAGATGCTTGATGTAACATTTGAAACACTTGACGGTCGGTACCTCTTGATGGAGAGATACACCGAGCCCGAGGCAGATCAGCGTCTGATACTGCACCACCTGAACATGGATCTGCCGCTGCAGAAGCCACCCAAAATATACAGCAGCCAGGTCAAAGATTAAGACCCCCTTTGGCGACACACCAACACCGCGGACGCTACCATAAACCCTGTTTTACACCCCTAAGTGAGAAATTGGGGTTAGGTTATTTGTGATGTTATACAGGCAGTTTCAGCTCAGATACATCAGCTTTTAACTCAACGAGCCTGTCATAATATATTTTAAAACGGTCTTTGAGGCTGGAGATAGAGCTTTTAATCTCTTCAACTTCTGATTTAACCTGTTTTGCTTCATCAGAAAGAAGGTCTGTAACCGAGAAGTCCTCAAGTTTGGCCTGAACGCCTTTGAGCTCATCGTATTTCTCTACAACAGCTTGTTTATACTTTTGGGCTGTCTGCATAAGCTGGTCAGTATTCATCTGCTGCGCCTTTTGTGTGAGCTCTGCAATTGAGCTTTGCAGGTCAACCGCGATTTTCCCGGCAGAAGAGCCGGCGGATTGGGCCTGTCCTGAAGCGGTTTCCGGGCCTGCGGGCGTAGGCTCATCACTGCCGCATCCGCACATGAAGATACTGATTACTGCTGTAAAAACTGCCGCCATAAGTAAGTTTTTATTCATTTTTGATTTCCTTGTTAAAAATTATTACTGTTAAATTACATTACCGGTAATCATATTAAAGCTCTTGAGACCTGCAAGATAAAAGTATAACTCTTTTTGGTTTTATGCCTGCCGGCAACAGCCATGCCCTGCAAAGGAGGGTGAAGTAATAAAATCTTTGACTCAAAGGGTTTTATAGTTAAAATCCTATATGCTGTATTATAAATTAAAATAATTGGTATTCAGGAGAATTAAATTGTCTGTAAATACTTGCATTAAAAGGTTTTGTCTGTTAGCGGCGGTGTCGGTTCTTATTGTTGCAGGCGGCTGCGGCAGGCATCGTGCTGTAGAGCTGTATGTTGACGCGGTAATGCTTAATGACCTTGATCAGCGCGATAAGGCCCTTAGAAAACTTGACGGTGCCTTGATCAATGACAGGTCTTTTGCGCTTGCCTATTCTCTCAAGGGCGATATCTACCAGAGGCAGGGCAATTACGAGATGAGTTCAAAGGCCTATGAAAGGGCAACAGAGCTCAATCCAATGTCATTTAAAGATTTTTACAATCTTGGCATCGTAAATGTTCATCTTGAGAGACTTCGTAAGGCCGCCAACGCATTTGTAGCCGCTTCCGAGATAGATCCGCAGAGTTACGACTCACATTACCAGGCCGGAGTATGTTATCAAAAGTTAAAGGACTTCGCAAACGCGATTCCTTGTTACAACAAAGCCCGTCAGATCAAGCCCGACAGTACAGAGATTGACAAGATGCTTGGAGAGATATTTACAGAGCTTGAAGACTATGACAAAGCCGTAAGTGAATACCGAAGAGCGTTAGAACGAGAAGGCAATAAACCCGAACTGATGATGCCCCTGGCGACGGCCTACCTTCGTCTGGAGCGATACAATGCAGCCAAAGAACTCTTGAATGCAGTTGTTGATTTAGAACCTGCCAATAAGATGGCGCATCAGTACCTTGGTTTCGCGGTTATTAAGACCGGAAACCCTCAGGCGG
Proteins encoded:
- a CDS encoding PCRF domain-containing protein produces the protein MNKNLLMAAVFTAVISIFMCGCGSDEPTPAGPETASGQAQSAGSSAGKIAVDLQSSIAELTQKAQQMNTDQLMQTAQKYKQAVVEKYDELKGVQAKLEDFSVTDLLSDEAKQVKSEVEEIKSSISSLKDRFKIYYDRLVELKADVSELKLPV
- a CDS encoding tetratricopeptide repeat protein; its protein translation is MSVNTCIKRFCLLAAVSVLIVAGGCGRHRAVELYVDAVMLNDLDQRDKALRKLDGALINDRSFALAYSLKGDIYQRQGNYEMSSKAYERATELNPMSFKDFYNLGIVNVHLERLRKAANAFVAASEIDPQSYDSHYQAGVCYQKLKDFANAIPCYNKARQIKPDSTEIDKMLGEIFTELEDYDKAVSEYRRALEREGNKPELMMPLATAYLRLERYNAAKELLNAVVDLEPANKMAHQYLGFAVIKTGNPQAAVGHYLQAVDLDYTDWMAHKGLGVAYLLSYGQTGDKSLLKKGVDQWKLSLKLNPDQPQLTRMISKYQSLL
- a CDS encoding IS1634 family transposase, which gives rise to MFLAFEGCFDSGFGFGTDLPYCIGEFLCDNLGMYLKKHRRKKNGKCNTYYSIAEKRKVSGYRHVEKVVLYLGEISGSQKKAWQRSIEIINEDNKPVHKTLFAFDQDNQSCHDVDTIPVNISKMRLERPRRFGDCWLASEMWDQLGFDRFWSERIDTDRSPVAFSKVLKLLTVSRLIKPSAEYFVHQHWFSQSAMDAILDCDFEIAEKNRLYRCLDRILPYKEELCKYLKDTWQGMFNLEYDILLYDITSTYFEGLCKQNPKAEFGHSKDRRSDCRQVLIALVVTPEGFPLDYEVLQGNTSEKTTLRPLLNKIETMYGKANRVWLMDRGIPTEATLKFMRKNNISYLVGTPRRQLDDYSSELSEKDWEQVNSSVHVKYIEKEGECYVLARSRDRMQKERAMRKRKLRKYLDGLEKLKGYRNYERFYKRLGALQSQAGNAYRCVELDIPGQKERIEAGEFRYHINRQKYRDMIYRDGKYFLRTNQKGKDGKALWNEYMLQCNVEQSFRELKSDLGIRPVYHHKEERVDAHIFVAFISYCLQVTLRHKLRVSACGLTAQAALETMSRIQMLDVTFETLDGRYLLMERYTEPEADQRLILHHLNMDLPLQKPPKIYSSQVKD